A stretch of DNA from Cloacibacillus sp.:
CTTCCCTACATTTCCTCCGCAAGCCGTCTCATAAGTCTTGACAAACGTCTGATATCATGTAAAATATCTTTTTGTAATGTCGCTATGTGCGGCGTCGCTGAGTGGTAGGATGGCCGAGTGGTCAAAGGCAACAGACTGTAAATCTGTCGGCGTGAGCCTACGCTAGTTCGAACCTAGCTCCTATCACCATTTTTATGTAAAAATGCCCTTACCGCATTAGTGTATGACTGTTGTAAGCCGACTTAGCTCAGTAGGTAGAGCACATCCATGGTAAGGATGGGGTCTCCGGTTCGAGTCCGGAAGTCGGCTCCATTTAACAAGTCAGGCCCCTTTTAGGGGCCTTTTTTATTGCCTGTTACGCTTGTTAAAGTTGTTAAAATCCTGTTATAATCAAGCGCAACGGTTTTTTTTGATTTTTGGTAGCTTGTCAGGGTTGTTAAAGCTTTTTAAAGCCTGTTAAGCTAAAATCAGCACTAAACGGATGCTCCAGGCAGGAAGTTCCGTGTCCGTGGATGGCGTGCCGCGCCTCAATAGCAGGTTTGGCGGCTGGGCGTAATGATAGAAAGTGATAAAAAGAAGGGCTCCGGCAGGGCCCTTCTTTTTATCACTTTATGACAATATTGTTTTGCCGGTAATTTTCTATTGAGTATCTTTCTTTAAGGTCACGATCTTCTTCTCTCCATCATGTTCGATTAGGATGATAAGTGAAGAACCGGAAGCCCATTTGTTGGCGATATATGTATTGATGGCCTCTAGTTCGAGCGTGCTGAGGTCCTGTCCGTTAATTTCCAGTATCTTGTCGTTGATTACAATTTTTGCATTCGCCGCGGCGCTGCCGGGGTCTACGGTTTTTGCCCTATAGCACCCCTGCATATCCTTATCCGTAAGCGTTAGTCCAAGTTTTTTCTCTCTTTCGTTGCCTGATCCGGGGAGCTGGTCGACGGCCTCGTTTCCTATTTGGTCTTTAGGCGTATGGTCTATCAGGTTTTTTACTTCCTTGATTATTGGGACGAGCTGATCGATGC
This window harbors:
- a CDS encoding PDZ domain-containing protein, whose product is MKKIMMAILFVILTASVSFAASVYTTTIRDCTPQQVQDVLIEVMTGKNFAINEVTPYKLTFDKNFGDGFWTAAQNTTVRFNLLPRDGNIKMMVTETEKISNGWGGFYERKRSIDQLVPIIKEVKNLIDHTPKDQIGNEAVDQLPGSGNEREKKLGLTLTDKDMQGCYRAKTVDPGSAAANAKIVINDKILEINGQDLSTLELEAINTYIANKWASGSSLIILIEHDGEKKIVTLKKDTQ